The nucleotide window ATCTCTCTGCATCCCGAATGCACGAAAGAAGATCTTACCAATAATTTTGGTCCCATCTTCCTGCGGCGTGGACGGAAGCTCATAAACGATGTGCGTATTGCCGAGGAAACCTTGATAGAACTGGAGAAGCGTGCCATCGACGCAATGTTTGACAGGAACCAGTCGACGAAGAGTCAACCGGATTTGCACCTATCTCTTCACGAGAAAATGCTTGCGCATTTGTGTCAAACCAAGGTTTATAGTCACATCCTGAGGTGGCTAGATGTAGAAGGTGGCATGGACTTTCCGACCCCGTGCCCCACCATCACGCCGTCTGTTTATGATGGCATAGAAATAGATGACGAAACTGAATTGCATAAGGATGTTGAGATTGAGGGCATCGATAATGCCAAAGCCAAGCATCTTAGCAAAGACGAGCGAGAACCTAGAGAAACATCGCCTTCCGAAACAGTGGACACAGGAGCCATCTTCGCTAATCCAGGAGAGCCAGAGCGATGCAAGGAAGTGAGAATAGACCCAGTCATCGTCGGGACAATGACGCAGCAAATTCGCCATTGCGAAGAACCCCAAGCCCGTAGACAGCGAGTCTCGTTCGTGTGTGACGAGAAAGTAGTGCACTTGGCTGGTTCCGATACTGTCGCCAATGCAGAGCCGCAGAACCCAGAGCCAGATCAACCAGAACCGCAGAATCCAGAGGAGCAAAGCCCAGAGCCGATACATCCAGAGCCGTTGCATTCAGAGCCGGTGCTCCCCCCCGCCAGTTTCCAGCAACGAACTGCCCCCCCAAGTCCCGAAAGCGCAAGTttgaagatgaagatgaagcATTTCAAAGCACTACTTTCGTTACTAAATGTAACAAGAAGCAGAAATTCAATGCTTGAGAAAGCCAGTGAGCAGGGCACGGGGATGGAATGGGTTGAATTCATATTTTCCGAGCTTTCGCTCCATTGCTTTTTTCCCTTCTAGCTTGAGGTTGCATTTCATAATATAGCGGATTTTCGAGGGTTATAGGCGTTGGGTCTGTTAATTTCAGGACAGAATGTTTGGAAAGACTAACTAGGTAGGTAGTAACGttatgggtgtttctcgaaataccttgagccacctggatctggttggcttggtggccaagaacatcaactcctatagtaatttgttagtaaatcgatgcagccacgctttctaacacccacaacgtatttgaagttcattgtttgctgcgatcgcctctactgactcgcgtttttggtgttgcaattttctcgagcccatctcatcgcgatgccaggcaccggccaccgcttgcagcccgctgttctccaggctatcctcgaccgaattgctgcctgcgaaagtgatcgagccatctctagagctacaggtgcgagccgtaacacagtagcaaagctgaggttgagcttagagttttggggcgtgccttatccgccgcgctgcgttcgacttgggcggccatctatactccggcaagctcagcgcgaaggccttcaggcatacctcaatggctcaccgggcgcatacatggatgagatgagggacttcttgtacgacgagtacgacgttaggataagccttgcgagcgtttaccgagagctagagaagatgagatggtctcgcaagcttgcaacaaagcgggcaaaggagcagagtgagccactccgccgcctctatcttgccaggatggcgcaacactataaggcggagcagatcgttgcgttggacgagagcgcctgcaatgagcgtacgggcgaccgcaagtatggctggtctccaatcggggagccggtggagctatcacacagcttcaggcgatcagaacggtggtcgctgctgccagccatgacgatagatggctacataagctataagatctttcaaggcgcgattacatctgagatcctagaagacttcttagagtttcaagtgctgccgttctgcaatcctcacccagggccagcctcagtaatcgtgcttgataacgcctccatccatcgatcagagcgtgtacgggtgctttgccaaagtgctggagtactccttgagtatctgccgccatactcaccagatttcaaccccatcgagaagagctttaagcagctcaaggggtggatgaaaaggaattcagcgcaagcggagaacttcattgactttggggtctttcttgagtatgcagcgcagctggtgtgctgtaatattaactgcagaagctggttccataggtgtggctatccctattaattgtgcttttaaatggatgccacagtacgtttctataggtagatgataccatacaaatgcgaacgattacaccttaatgcgcaacccacaaaagcgatttaataattctaaaaaaataagagctatttctatacatatagaactatcttaggaagttaacctgttataatcgcataacgttgtagtgttgtacatagggctatccaaatagactattgttgcagcgcatttgaaacgcctgaaaaacctcaacactataacgtgtccgtgcgcgtgatgcgcggattcgcgtgatgcgcggggaacaccatatccactacttcaaaaatgaagctattaagccacgtatataagctgttattatacgaatttatagagggggagtaattagatgcttgcgatcaacttgtactatctatattttgatgggaggttgacgttgcggccacgtgatgtgagctttgatggaggagctggaggctcttcttgaacttgagcaccagcgcgagcagcctcaacgcgtttttgacgcttgttgttcgatgaggtagctgctgaagctctcctctttcccttttggggtagttgtatagctttagcagcgtctctctcctccttctggcgcgcgcgttcagctgctttctcagctcgctcaagctccctcatctccttgagtctctgcctctccacacgcctctcctcgagctcatcttgacgctgcagtcgagcctcctcgcgctgcttcttggaccgtgctttttggagtttctcctccgtctcatctcgctcccgtactgcttctctagctcgagcctcacgcagcttgcgaggagaccagaagacagagccaccgtgatactcctggcgctgttgaaggtcaagagctttgcccttcttcctgtgcttctttttatgttgaagagcctcctttaagccctcgttctcatgctttaaaagctcatagtgcacagagagatggtgaacgcttgagcgcagctttcttgcctcatactgatggctatcattaacagcagctcgtactagccgatcgagctttctccagtcatgatcagagagccctgacgatgagcttctctcagcttctggcgtgctagcaaatctacgaaggataacgttggcatccatcggccagatcccagtggcttcgaaggccttcaatatgaggctctctgtgaaggaggatatccaggcgctccagaagagcgggaagaagtcccctttcttgattggaataaggccttgagccttatggagatggttagtgagctcgttagagtaggcttgagagagtggcttgaacagcactacatctagcggctggagcgtatgggtcgaatggggaggaaggatcatgaggaggatcctatggcgatcgcagtacttaataaactccatcgtgaggtgagatccatggccatcaaggatgagcaatctccatctacctgatcgttgctttgtagagcgatcaaacacctgctccagccaagctaggcctacgttatcatttgaccagcctgttggagatgatgagacaaagacctcatgttctcctgccttgatatcttctacccaactcgatcgtatagctccatttttagctgcgtagataagggctggaggcagcgagctcccatcagcgcagcagcaggccaggactgtcagaaactcgcgtgatccatcctggagagatgctcgaacctccttcttctcccattgacgcctgctgaatatcctcttacttctgcctatcaagccaattaagaagcccttctcatccatattgtatatatctcgagcctctaggtgatattcggtgatctttcgatgcagcagctcgaagtagagtctatactttgactcagaatcagccaggtggcgcgtacgatccatggcgctggtccactttgagatgagatggatctcgtgtcggttgatgaagcgagtaacccagctctcgctgagctgctgatgggctacttctgatgagaaattcctgatcatctctcgtgtaggaggaatgcctcgctttgtgagcttttcgatatatctcacaagctctagctcttgttgtgggttgagtttctgctggttgaagttcttgtctctttctgagcttgtctggccctggtgccttcgggtcaacgtagatctcacaacaccatgcttagcagcaattttagtatacgagaactgttctcctggctctagattttcaatatcttcaatcgcagcttgaattgggtccatattggtggagttaacgtgtgttgaaggtgaaggggtttgacgtgttttggtgttccccgcgcatcacgcgaatccgcgcatcacgcgcacggacacgttagcgggcacgggccgctgtcaccaaaaacgctcaggccactaagcttcaagcattctcgccatcatcctccacaacactgctagacggttcaaccaccaatttcttgcgcgcaatctcttctcttttcttacaacgttcgactcgtctccagttacgatctgtgagaccctggtacccagcttgccattcttttgcagtgttttgtagcgtgaaaaaccagccaggaggctgcttgaaatgctgcgtccacaacttcaagatatcaccagatggctgcatcaagaggttgatatccatagctccgtcaataacaagagtcttataaagctcgttaatgtcctctccaactgtaggaaattttaacttaaggtagttaaagaaattactagtatgctcgttaatctcctgctcatgatcatatcggataggcgcccactgagatgcactagatacctcagctcttgttatcgttggtgcagctgcctgcaagttagactcctgttgaggttgcctgttcatccgctcaagctgtccaacgatgagcagttttgttaagcttttgatatcatcgtcgccatctccagccgcccgcaacttgcgcgttttctcatgcacccgcaggtcctttgctctcaaaattgcaagccgtacatcatcagatggctcatcgtacgttgcccttctcgctgtaattgctcttgcccacatggagataatgttgccgttgacaaagaggtgatcttcgaagcgcgctggctgcctcgctgttggcgccatccagcagcaataaggatagttctcgcaatgggtatctgtacagcgccatctatcccggatagcaatagcatgcccgctacctgcttgttcagctgctattacaccagcaagcccctcctcttgaatcaccgttgcggtgcgtcgacgaggaccgtcgacaaccgttggcaacggctgctgctcccctggaatttcagccaagatgagctcgaaatcgacgtttactggctcgctgacatagttatcaacctctacaacaaggcgctgaaagctattccacgttgcatcaacacctcgccgcaatcgctttatcgcgcgctcgcgtttggcctgcttagctgggtaaacaacagtgcaaacagatgagatcttcgctctttttggccgtaattctgcaacaacgtcatctacccactgccataggtcgtcgaaatgcagcgagtacagccgtacgccgtgctcgctatcggcagcttcaggaataaagtgtttctccatatcaccaccaaggcaagccctccacctaacgcgcagtacaggattaacctcatcctctagcgcttgcgatgagcgaggcagccatggagtgccttcttgacgtcggtacgctggctctccctcatcctcaacactaccggcagcgcccttagcagcgatctcatcctcatcctcaggcagcggatcgccatctccatcctcgaaagtatcctcatcctcgccaacgatatcttcagcttgcgcggaggcagctgtttgggtggcttgcagctcaggctcggacaacgggctttgacggcgcggcggggcagtcgctggaggcgacggcagcgcctcacggcggacacgtttaggcgttaaatgggtaggattttgtctagttgctggcgctctacgcttctgggaggacgggttaacgccttgatcgaatggctgcttcggcttacgctggcgcttgggcggcatcccaacagcagctagattgagctcgcaacaagctccacacaaacaaaacgctatacacgaacgatttagagtacaggactagcttcatgggcttctggaggtgggaaacggctgctgcattaatttactaacaaattactatgggagttgatgttcttgggcaccaagctaaccagatccaggcggctcaaggtatttcgaaaaccacaataACGTGCCCGTGCGCGCAACGCCCGGATTCGCGCAACGCCCCGCCCAGCACCAAAACGTCAAATCAATACTGAACTTCAACGCGGTACAACTCTATCAATATGGACCCGATTCAAGCAGCAATTAAAGAATTAGAATCGCACGAGCCAGGAAGTCGACTCTCATATACAAAACTTGCAGCTAAATATAATATCGATCGATCAACGCTCAGTCGAAGACACCAAGGCCTTCAGGCCCCGCGTGAGACCTAGGCATCTCATCAGCTTAAACTTAGCCCACAAtaagagctagagcttgtaCGATATATTAAAGGCCTTACTAAGCGAGGCCTTCCTCCTACGCAAGAGATAATTAAGAATTTCTTATCcgaagtagcccatcagcagtGTAACGGGCGTGAGTCTATAAGACTAGCGGCACGACTACATGCGCCACACATACGCAAAAGGCATGCACAAGTTGAATCAACGCGATTCAG belongs to Pyrenophora tritici-repentis strain M4 chromosome 10, whole genome shotgun sequence and includes:
- a CDS encoding Trypan-PARP domain containing protein encodes the protein MGDILQEPIEESVAESMDEADLREDIKLARVALEKAQDEHDIYRTRYQHYLDRCISLHPECTKEDLTNNFGPIFLRRGRKLINDVRIAEETLIELEKRAIDAMFDRNQSTKSQPDLHLSLHEKMLAHLCQTKVYSHILRWLDVEGGMDFPTPCPTITPSVYDGIEIDDETELHKDVEIEGIDNAKAKHLSKDEREPRETSPSETVDTGAIFANPGEPERCKEVRIDPVIVGTMTQQIRHCEEPQARRQRVSFVCDEKVVHLAGSDTVANAEPQNPEPDQPEPQNPEEQSPEPIHPEPLHSEPVLPPASFQQRTAPPSPESASLKMKMKHFKALLSLLNVTRSRNSMLEKASEQGTGMEWVEFIFSELSLHCFFPF
- a CDS encoding DDE-3 multi-domain protein gives rise to the protein MPGTGHRLQPAVLQAILDRIAACESDRAISRATGASRNTVAKLRLSLEFWGVPYPPRCVRLGRPSILRQAQREGLQAYLNGSPGAYMDEMRDFLYDEYDVRISLASVYRELEKMRWSRKLATKRAKEQSEPLRRLYLARMAQHYKAEQIVALDESACNERTGDRKYGWSPIGEPVELSHSFRRSERWSLLPAMTIDGYISYKIFQGAITSEILEDFLEFQVLPFCNPHPGPASVIVLDNASIHRSERVRVLCQSAGVLLEYLPPYSPDFNPIEKSFKQLKGWMKRNSAQAENFIDFGVFLEYAAQLVCCNINCRSWFHRCGYPY